From one Leishmania panamensis strain MHOM/PA/94/PSC-1 chromosome 11 sequence genomic stretch:
- a CDS encoding hypothetical protein (TriTrypDB/GeneDB-style sysID: LpmP.11.1270) → MATRSTAEGLSDSAEAGAMDAAASSSDEVPSEKHFRPIVFLLNSHTPNNLDAPTVAHLLQPRFRKGDYYVVDLSTLANPMETPNEAKKTSATDAALHSGASPPQDRISALVQSALAKIAATRREAEQAALQAKVTQLSALQADYIEDGLSAEEALAVAQADLQDGFDSEDDDDASVESSDSHFRSGGRLPPAVCVVNVPLSSTAVARLAENVDSLAAVVLLESQCSVRELVSASATGRHNSSSVSTGTNAPNDRVKGRGPRTGAAVSSLSSAGKQQNLSATPGGSAEDVLGALGRAALAQPHGSAFQDVLLQHVSYPTEGANGAGASPQSPAVFRPSVPAAQFLSTLEALLLRIFSSWVRYDAWRAKRFLVPVPDYTPLLDSEAALSAVIVEDSMPAAAAAEQRPSRGKNTSPGGREGSIPLSTSAEPPTTAPHPCTMAQVAAEQFEYRAYMQRWIGSVSHRSTDSALAAGEAVQACLQGCMCQVTSSHGSSTLRTSADTSAAQLGEDTADAWAKCRVAVAVSSGASLRPPKDSITVGYRDKGAAICGATPICALAAPAIPADSVEEALAHTVTAEVGSAVLPSVSTALVTTSGDGDALHWMYDALVARDQHGWHTALRTWERTALYCLHRHPGTSGAPRTQHNAHLLDCPTTFPRFFREEDFLASEGRHYAPSSLSDDTEEDEESDSSSEETASDSSRGESNSAAEDAATELEPPVSREPPPPRPTVDHVGIVGQHLRRRRVLEQVRLSHARPPVQELLGCAAPCRAVVTETQWMRAVDGTVVEVARTAANSAQVRCAIIDARIHLQAGFMLECPSLAHDGTTKVTATDSRGNTPLPEPLVASAVLGFLSVGHQLRVMTEVVADNTQAFAQAAYTAVVAAAKDAALAQYEAQFRRVGKAPKSRDKATPATQLTLEQITETLLAALPPPPPSPHPQDGDRESAAVRTIMRVHVCFPLHDCVMTTTVSKAGVPGVYFRCLTPSQHSVHLTRRRLLFVHMWNNDRLSATALTHLQGIRVYLDGVVEVHSPDLACGVRLLLYTDGTYLTVSGECRLLVFPDGRFILYEGSESGRVVHRLQRGRVTTVTAPAVTAIAREDGVQLEMVEHDGTDDVEQASSTPSSRGRVCCVRFGEGVSVEQGEKGDKWSWRFAGVPTVFCDATAHEIAVAIDENECSRFAYLPRTNSFSLFVRDGGAEGMRVAADVAMNSGSIVVLPQGYDLPTEHEEQSSRTGVFAVDCAYGGVYGRVGTDHVYRVSPFGRCYEEVESGGAPQNRQLVLPQHYRRSKKMAEAVVVPEYASPSFRRIVTGEDDKLATVPTVEHAVPLHLQVAPLLPLREPSRMSASTAASPYSGLALSHPAVHAPLQVRCIALQENGTQFVVLDAASWMEWTSWWQQHSSNWVPHYSSTLSKGAPREGAPEERAFRLIGASRAGQNFAPLTAAGAENAPAETSVVQDCVLLLPSREASSAPAWCSAGSLTPTSVVWGTAAADDEEDNTAAKVAVTQTAEPLDAAPLSSTVTQGDEQAPLARPTDPHRVSRLPATSDRRGGSLNYWSSALCPQVVQFSLNNSTTEDVSIIPTVRAHTASPSADAATSSAAVASSPTIPVAAPKKTFSSPPSRAPLMRSYYPAVGELTGTNASSRFHTPLLEAQPRQVNFGKVLPERRYLATVRLTNISTVPCRYRVRVGAVMRPFLSVSYPHQFVAPGITTEVQVELCSGQPYGVVDSQLSVVHEGGAIEINVRWCTTDEAHTAQLGDGIMCVGWAYHKPVVQHPRMPAHNAGQPNEASTLSVSDVALDMCTA, encoded by the coding sequence ATGGCCACCAGGTCGACAGCAGAGGGGCTGAGCGACTCAGCAGAGGCGGGGGCGATGGATGCAGCTGCGTCCAGTAGCGATGAGGTCCCATCGGAGAAGCATTTTCGCCCAatcgtcttcctcctcaacTCGCACACTCCAAACAACCTCGACGCGCCAACCGTCGCCCATCTTCTCCAGCCCCGCTTCAGAAAGGGTGACTACTATGTCGTGGACCTCTCCACCCTCGCTAACCCGATGGAGACGCCGAACGAAGCTAAGAAAACTTCAGCGACTGACGCCGCATTACACTCTGGGGCATCCCCGCCGCAGGACCGCATTAGCGCGCTCGTGCAGAGCGCACTAGCCAAGATTGCCGCAACACGCCGAGAGGCagagcaggcggcgctgcaggcgaaGGTAACACAACTGTCCGCCCTTCAGGCAGACTACATTGAGGACGGCCTGTCAGCTGAAGAGGCGCTGGCTGTCGCACAGGCAGACCTGCAGGACGGTTTCGATTCGgaggatgacgatgacgcaTCTGTCGAGAGCAGCGATAGCCACTTCAGATCCGGTGGACGTCTTCCACCggccgtgtgtgtggtgaACGTTCCTCTCTCGTCCACTGCCGTAGCCCGACTGGCAGAAAACGTGGACAGCTTGGCGGCAGTAGTGCTGCTGGAATCGCAGTGCAGCGTGCGCGAGTTGgtctccgcctctgccaccgGTAgacacaacagcagcagtgtcagCACAGGGACAAACGCCCCGAATGACCGAGTGAAGGGGCGTGGCCCACGGACGGGTGCAGCTGTCTCCTCGCTTTCTTCCGCAGGCAAACAGCAAAACCTCTCTGCTACGCCTGGCGGTAGTGCGGAAGATGTTCTGGGAGCTCTTGGCCGAGCTGCCCTTGCACAACCACACGGCAGCGCCTTTCAGGATGTTCTCCTGCAACATGTGTCGTATCCGACGGAGGGTGCGAACGGCGCAGGCGCCAGCCCACAATCCCCGGCTGTCTTTCGTCCTTCCGTCCCGGCGGCGCAGTTTTTGTCTACTCTAGAAGCGCTTCTGCTGcgcatcttctcctcctggGTGCGGTACGACGCCTGGCGAGCTAAACGCTTTCTTGTGCCGGTGCCCGACTACACACCTTTACTCGACTCCGAAGCGGCGCTGTCTGCAGTGATAGTTGAGGATTCcatgcctgctgcagcggctgcagagcaACGCCCCAGCAGAGGCAAGAACACCTCCCCTGGCGGGCGTGAGGGCAGCATTCCATTGTCGACCTCAGCTGAACCCCCCACCACGGCGCCGCACCCCTGCACCATGGCTCAAGTCGCCGCAGAACAGTTTGAGTACAGAGCGTACATGCAGCGCTGGATCGGTAGCGTCTCTCATAGGAGTACTGACAGCGCTCTTGCCgcgggggaggcggtgcaggcgtGCCTTCAGGGGTGCATGTGTCAAGTCACCTCGTCGCACGGCTCATCCACGCTGCGCACCTCCGCCGACACGTCTGCAGCGCAACTTGGCGAGGACACCGCGGACGCGTGGGCCAAGTGTCGCGTGGCAGTCGCGGTGTCCTCTGGTGCGTCTTTGCGTCCTCCAAAGGACAGTATCACAGTGGGCTACCGGGACAAGGGGGCTGCGATCTGCGGTGCAACGCCCATCTGCGCCTTAGCGGCCCCCGCCATCCCTGCTGACTCCGTTGAGGAAGCTCTCGCTCACACCGTCACGGCAGAAGTCGGATCAGCTGTGTTGCCGAGCGTCTCTACAGCACTCGTCACGACCAGCGGAGATGGAGACGCGTTACACTGGATGTACGACGCGCTCGTGGCGCGCGACCAACATGGGTGGCACACTGCTCTGCGAACCTGGGAGAGAACCGCTCTGTACTGTCTGCACCGGCACCCCGgcaccagcggcgcaccGCGCACCCAACACaatgcgcacctcctcgactGCCCCACCACCTTTCCCCGCTTCTTTCGTGAGGAGGACTTCCTTGCATCGGAGGGGCGTCACTACGCACCGTCGTCCCTCAGCGACGACAcagaggaggatgaggagtCAGACTCGTCGTCTGAGGAGACGGCGTCAGACTCGAGTCGCGGCGAGAGTAATAGCGCTGCGGAGGATGCGGCCACTGAGCTGGAACCCCCAGTCAGCCGTGAGCCGCCCCCTCCGCGCCCAACAGTGGACCATGTAGGTATCGTGGGACAGCACTTGCGCCGACGGCGTGTGCTGGAACAGGTGCGACTCTCCCACGCTCGGCCTCCTGTGCAAGAGCTGTTGGgttgcgctgcgccatgcCGCGCTGTAGTCACAGAGACGCAGTGGATGCGTGCTGTCGACGGCACTGTCGTTGAGGTGGCGCGAACCGCTGCGAATAGTGCACAGGTGCGATGCGCTATCATTGACGCTCGCATTCACCTTCAAGCCGGGTTCATGCTGGAGTGTCCGTCATTAGCCCATGATGGCACTACGAAAGTCACTGCCACAGACTCACGCGGAAACACGCCACTGCCAGAGCCGCTCGTCGCATCGGCAGTCCTTGGGTTTTTGTCAGTAGGACACCAGCTTCGTGTCATGACGGAGGTGGTCGCCGACAACACACAGGCCTTTGCCCAGGCTGCCTACACTGCAGTCGTCGCAGCCGCCAAGGACGCTGCTCTCGCTCAATACGAGGCCCAGTTCAGACGTGTTGGAAAGGCCCCAAAGTCGCGTGATAAGGCGACACCTGCGACTCAGCTCACTTTGGAGCAAATCACCGAGACCTTGCTGGCGGCgctaccaccacctccgccttcgccgcaCCCTCAGGACGGCGATAGGGAGAGCGCCGCAGTGCGGACAATCATGCGGGTACACGTCTGCTTCCCTCTGCACGACTGCGTCATGACGACTACGGTGTCGAAGGCCGGGGTTCCAGGGGTCTACTTCCGGTGCCTGACACCCAGCCAACACAGTGTGCACCTTACGCGGCGCAGACTCCTCTTTGTGCACATGTGGAACAATGACAGGCTGAGTGCGACAGCCCTGACACATCTGCAAGGGATTCGCGTCTATCTTGACGgcgtggtggaggtgcaCTCACCCGATCTCGCGTGCGGcgtgcgcctgctcctcTATACGGATGGCACATATCTTACGGTCTCTGGTGAGTGTCGGCTGCTCGTTTTCCCCGACGGTCGCTTTATCCTCTACGAGGGCAGCGAAAGCGGACGTGTCGTGCATAGGCTGCAGCGGGGGCGCGTAACTACAGTCACTGCGCCGGCAGTGACTGCAATTGCACGGGAAGACGGAGTGCAGTTGGAGATGGTAGAGCATGACGGTACCGACGACGTTGAGCAAGCGAGTTCCACCCCCTCCAGCCGAGGCCGCGTTTGTTGCGTCCGCTTTGGCGAGGGCGTATCAGTGGaacagggagagaagggtgacAAGTGGTCATGGAGGTTTGCGGGGGTTCCAACAGTGTTCTGCGATGCCACGGCTCATGAAATTGCTGTAGCGATTGATGAAAACGAATGCTCCCGGTTTGCCTACCTACCGCGCACAaactccttctctctctttgtgagGGACGGAGGGGCAGAGGGCATGCGGGTGGCCGCTGATGTGGCAatgaacagcggcagcatcgtTGTCCTCCCGCAAGGCTACGATTTGCCCACCGAGCACGAGGAGCAGAGCAGCCGCACCGGCGTTTTTGCCGTGGATTGTGCCTACGGTGGCGTCTACGGACGTGTGGGTACGGACCACGTGTACCGCGTCTCGCCGTTCGGGCGGTGCTATGAAGAGGTAGAGAGCGGTGGGGCGCCGCAAAATCGTCagttggtgctgccgcagcactaCCGGAGATCAAAGAagatggcggaggcggtAGTGGTGCCGGAGTATGCAAGCCCCAGCTTTCGCCGCATCGTCACTGGGGAGGACGACAAGTTGGCAACGGTGCCAACCGTAGAGCACGCTGTCCCCCTTCACCTGCAAGTGGCGCCACTGCTCCCCCTCAGGGAACCTTCACGCATGTCCGCCAGTactgccgcctctccctACAGCGGGCTGGCTCTCTCGCATCCTGCTGTacatgcgccgctgcaggtaCGCTGTATTGCACTGCAAGAAAACGGCACGCAATTCGTGGTACTGGATGCCGCATCATGGATGGAATGGACGTCGTGGTGGCAacaacacagcagcaactggGTCCCTCACTACTCCTCAACACTATCAAAGGGGGCCCCCCGGGAGGGCGCGCCGGAGGAGCGCGCCTTCAGACTCATTGGTGCTTCGCGTGCAGGACAGAACTTCGCGCCTCTCACTGCAGCGGGAGCAGAGAACGCACCGGCAGAGACCTCTGTGGTGCAGGattgcgtgctgctgctgccttctcgTGAGGCTTCCTCGGCACCGGCTTGGTGTAGTGCCGGTAGTCTCACGCCGACTAGTGTCGTGTggggcaccgctgccgccgatgACGAAGAGGACAACACTGCAGCCAAGGTAGCAGTGACCCAGACAGCTGAGCCATTGGACGCTGCCCCACTTTCCTCGACCGTGACGCAAGGAGATGAGCAGGCGCCATTAGCGAGACCCACGGACCCTCACCGCGTGAGCCGGTTGCCTGCCACATCAGACCGGCGCGGTGGCTCGCTGAACTACTGGTCGTCTGCGCTTTGCCCGCAGGTGGTGCAGTTCTCTCTGAACAACTCGACAACAGAGGATGTGAGCATTATACCGACAGTACGAGCGCACACAGCGAGTCCGTCAGCCGATGCTGCCACGTccagcgctgcagtggcATCGTCACCGACAATACCAGTAGCGGCGCCGAAGAAGACGTtctcttcgccgccgtcgagAGCGCCTTTGATGCGCTCGTATTACCCTGCGGTGGGCGAGCTCACCGGCACCAACGCCTCTTCACGATTCCACACTCCActgctggaggcgcagccGAGACAAGTGAACTTTGGCAAGGTGCTTCCTGAGCGCAGGTACTTGGCGACAGTGAGATTGACCAACATCTCGACGGTCCCATGTCGCTACCGTGTTCGCGTGGGGGCGGTGATGCGGCCTTTCCTGTCCGTGTCCTATCCACATCAGTTCGTCGCGCCTGGTATCACAACAGAGGTGCAGGTTGAGCTGTGTAGTGGCCAGCCTTACGGCGTGGTGGACTCCCAACTCAGCGTCGTGCACGAAGGTGGTGCAATAGAGATAAACGTGCGATGGTGCACAACTgacgaggcacacacagcgcagctAGGTGACGGCATAATGTGTGTTGGCTGGGCGTATCACAAGCCGGTAGTTCAACATCCACGCATGCCGGCACACAACGCAGGGCAGCCAAATGAGGCGAGCACACTCTCTGTCTCCGACGTGGCTCTGGACATGTGTACCGCGTAG
- a CDS encoding membrane transporter, putative (TriTrypDB/GeneDB-style sysID: LpmP.11.1280) has translation MANGETGLLPGRTYRVGLFEYTLEKAWFCQFCIGILICVNNGACFSFAILSPYLKGEGFRYSQFQIDAVSTVGVFLSYFSMPTGFLYDYKGPTAILLVGTLLNTTGWAGMYLIFTNVLTHSPVVMAIFFGLSQFSASFYETGSVLTNLKSFSCYKGRVILIQKTFMGLGSSLVAQLYVAFFEKASESLAPFFIFLLLYSTFTGLLGILYVHFPTPDTECVGINVEDADTIARGGGEPRMFAFPFNIGTGILCCSVTFVLLTSLVENYVNPLSTAVRVSIGVITICLTASFISMIFTTPNYEVNRRRGAGDEGMGDANDRLSAFGPSIGSSSKAADKMSIGASMDNEDGRRSGDRDDLSRCVVLPAEVELTVLRKDELTSPEMCYKDVPTLPQAELGVACGDTQEGYTVLNDKSLWENVKHIELWLLWFVCFGAWSAMTVVSTNSSHIYQAMSHGSFSLTINSVFVSIYGVASALGRILVGALYPQLARRQVSESLMLLVAPILNIIGLPLFLICPARFLFVPFFVVGLAVGFSWGCTVLIATSIFTSNSGKHYSFLYTAGMISPFIFNMALFGPIYDNYGAKQGHRNDGTCDGAICIAVPLIVCMVVNILGVPSAYVFYKLTKAPR, from the coding sequence ATGGCAAACGGCGAGACTGGCCTTCTCCCGGGCCGTACCTACCGTGTCGGTCTCTTTGAGTACACCTTGGAGAAGGCGTGGTTCTGCCAGTTTTGCATCGGCATTCTCATCTGTGTGAACAATGGCGCCTGTTTCTCCTTCGCTATCCTCAGTCCCTACTTGAAGGGCGAGGGGTTCAGGTACAGCCAGTTTCAGATCGACGCCGTCTCTACTGTCGGCGTTTTCCTGAGCTACTTTTCTATGCCGACTGGCTTCTTGTATGACTACAAAGGTCCAACTGCCATCTTGCTCGTCGGGACATTGCTCAATACGACGGGATGGGCAGGGATGTACTTGATTTTCACCAATGTGCTTACCCACAGCCCGGTTGTCATGGCGATCTTCTTCGGTCTATCACAGTTCTCCGCAAGCTTCTACGAAACAGGGAGCGTACTCACCAACCTGAAGTCCTTTTCTTGCTACAAAGGGCGTGTGATCCTGATTCAGAAGACCTTCATGGGCCTTGGGAGCTCCCTAGTAGCGCAGCTCTACGTCGCCTTCTTTGAAAAGGCCTCTGAAAGCCTTGCACCCTTCTTCATTTTTCTGTTGCTTTACTCCACTTTTACAGGACTGTTAGGCATTTTGTATGTGCATTTTCCGACGCCTGACACGGAATGCGTTGGTATCAACGTCGAGGATGCCGACACTATcgctcgcggcggcggcgagccgCGCATGTTTGCGTTCCCCTTCAACATCGGCACCGGCAtcctctgctgcagcgtcacctTTGTCTTGCTCACCTCGCTCGTAGAAAACTACGTCAATCCCTTGAGTACTGCAGTGCGTGTTTCTATTGGCGTTATCACGATTtgcctcaccgcctccttcaTTTCCATGATCTTCACCACACCGAACTACGAAGTGAACCGACGCCGTGGTGCGGGCGATGAGGGCATGGGTGACGCTAACGACAGGCTGTCAGCCTTTGGGCCTTCCATAGGTTCCTCCTCGAAGGCTGCAGATAAGATGAGCATCGGCGCCTCAATGGACAACGAGGACGGTCGAAGGTCCGGTGACAGAGATGATCTCAGCAGATGTGTCGTATTGCCGGCTGAGGTGGAGCTTACTGTTCTGCGGAAGGATGAGCTAACGAGCCCAGAGATGTGTTACAAAGACGTGCCCACGTTACCACAGGCGGAACTTGGCGTCGCGTGTGGCGACACCCAGGAGGGATATACTGTGCTAAACGATAAATCCTTGTGGGAAAACGTAAAGCACATTGAACTGTGGTTGCTGTGGTTCGTCTGCTTTGGGGCGTGGAGTGCAATGACGGTGGTGTCGACGAACAGCAGCCATATCTACCAAGCAATGTCACACgggtctttctctctcactatCAACAGTGTTTTTGTGTCTATCTACGGCGTGGCGAGTGCACTGGGTCGTATCCTTGTCGGCGCTCTGTACCCGCAGTTGGCACGTCGCCAAGTCAGCGAGTCCTTGATGCTCTTGGTCGCCCCGATCCTAAACATCATTGGACTACCGCTGTTCCTCATCTGCCCAGCGCGTTTTCTGTTTGTGCCATTTTTTGTGGTTGGCCTTGCCGTTGGTTTCTCGTGGGGGTGTACGGTGCTCATTGCCACGTCCATCTTCACCTCGAACAGCGGCAAGCACTACAGTTTTCTGTACACGGCCGGCATGATTTCACCCTTCATCTTCAATATGGCGCTCTTCGGCCCGATCTATGATAATTACGGGGCAAAGCAGGGGCACAGGAATGATGGCACCTGCGATGGCGCGATATGCATTGCCGTACCGTTGATCGTGTGTATGGTGGTGAATATATTGGGAGTGCCTTCAGCGTACGTGTTTTACAAGCTCACCAAAGCGCCACGCTAG
- a CDS encoding hypothetical protein (TriTrypDB/GeneDB-style sysID: LpmP.11.1290): protein MAAPPSIVPFHVATHKLSFHGAVKDWKTVVQRIVEDLNTDVWCLQDTSARHLKLLPDGFRATGSRGITFVSRSASVQLHAVAYVNMASLLVKASQQCIAVTDSIPVSTHHLCKLPLVVGFAAWDVTGQRASNAHGVVGRVLVVNVDFERVRSWSTEFQSSLVYVLCRQVWGDVNSYTQQWGCRHVCFAGSFFFAPGSIPYTMLTSHSGGLREVVNSVVVVKPFACCHFDEVHGGGSAAAKTFNMCVVARVAQRIGEMQEVLGIHFGGAKKSKMPVRELQAFFRRDTATTYSSLELIPETEEGWWKVAKPLDTSVSQEVMLRLQWPAEEMDESNTASDLSPDLTPRIHLLVRSGGVLPPQCQEMEGLVGVCSPLLSSVMAGTCAGKKAVAATAELEALCLKRGQVLQPTNGISAECGEPVITALYRENVPIPPGCYDYIFVSTFTGITVESKLAHDAMDFAQEQLTAHLPLFAHLVLPASIP from the coding sequence atggcagcgccgccgtccatTGTGCCATTTCACGTAGCCACACACAAGCTGAGCTTTCATGGGGCAGTAAAAGATTGGAAGACTGTGGTGCAGCGCATCGTCGAGGACCTCAACACTGACGTTTGGTGCCTGCAAGACACCAGTGCAAGGCATTTGAAGTTGCTCCCTGACGGGTTCAGAGCGACCGGCTCAAGGGGGATCACCTTTGTCAGCCGTAGTGCCTCCGTGCAGCTGCATGCAGTTGCCTACGTGAATATGGCCTCATTGTTGGTTAAGGCGTCGCAGCAGTGCATCGCCGTTACGGATTCCATACCGGTTTCTACACATCATCTCTGCAAGTTGCCGCTGGTGGTCGGATTTGCAGCGTGGGATGTCACAGGACAGCGCGCCAGCAATGCGCATGGCGTGGTTGGCCGCGTCCTCGTTGTGAATGTCGACTTTGAGCGTGTGAGGAGCTGGAGCACTGAGTTTCAGAGTAGTCTTGTCTACGTACTCTGTCGGCAGGTGTGGGGAGATGTGAATAGCTACACGCAGCAATGGGGTTGCCGTCACGTCTGTTTTGCCGGCAGCTTCTTCTTTGCCCCTGGTTCCATTCCATATACCATGTTGACGTCTCACAGCGGCGGACTGAGAGAAGTAGTGAAttccgttgttgttgtcaAGCCGTTTGCCTGCTGTCACTTCGACGAAGTCCAtggagggggcagcgctgctgccaagACCTTCAACATGTGCGTCGTAGCGAGAGTGGCACAGCGCATCGGTGAgatgcaggaggtgctggggATTCACTTCGGCGGCGCCAAGAAGTCAAAAATGCCCGTCCGCGAGCTGCAAGCGTTTTTCCGCCGAGATACCGCGACTACCTACAGCAGTCTGGAGCTGATACCGGAGACGGAAGAGGGCTGGTGGAAAGTGGCAAAGCCGCTCGACACATCAGTTTCACAAGAAGTCATGTTGCGCCTGCAGTGGCCAGCGGAAGAAATGGACGAAAGCAACACAGCAAGCGATCTCTCCCCTGACCTCACGCCGCGCATCCACCTTCTGGTTCGCTCAGGCGGAGTTCTGCCACCCCAATGTCAGGAGATGGAGGGCCTTGTGGGCGTAtgttcgcctctcctctcgaGCGTTATGGCAGGTACGTGCGCTGGGAAAAAGGCGGTTGCTGCTACAgcagagctggaggcgctgtgcTTGAAGCGCGGGCAGGTGCTTCAGCCAACTAACGGCATCAGTGCGGAGTGCGGTGAGCCCGTCATTACAGCCCTCTACAGAGAGAACGTTCCCATTCCACCCGGGTGCTATGATTACATTTTTGTTTCCACTTTCACTGGCATTACTGTGGAGTCGAAGCTCGCGCACGATGCGATGGATTttgcgcaggagcagctAACAGCACACCTCCCTTTGTTTGCTCATCTAGTCCTCCCTGCCTCAATCCCATGA